One Leifsonia shinshuensis DNA window includes the following coding sequences:
- the acs gene encoding acetate--CoA ligase, which translates to MSSAIENLGRESRLYEPSPEFAAQANVGADVFAEAAADPVAFWERQAARLDWAERWHSPHTWEPATPGPDGELSIPRAEWFAGGRLNAAVNCVDRHVAAGNGDRVALHFEGEPGDRETVTYADLQRRVAQAANALTALGVGTGDRVVVYLPVLVETVVITLAIARVGAIHSLVFGGFSAEALRFRVEDTGAKLLVTSDGQFRRGAAVPVKAQADAAVAGDNAIEHVLVVRRTGELTPDIPWTPGRDVWWHDVVDTAATDHEPEFFDAETPLFIIYTSGTTGRPKGVVHTTGGYLTQASWSHWALFDAKDSDVYWCTADLAWVTAHTYVLYGPLSNGATSVIYEGTPNAPTTARHFEIIERYGVTTYYTAPTLIRTFMSWFPDGVAAAGDWDLSSIRLLGTVGEAINPEVWVWFREQLGAGRAPVVDTWWQSESGAAIVAPLPGVTALKPGSATVAVPGVTVRVVDERGDDVPRGAGGSIVIDGTWPAMSRTVWGDPERYRDSYWRAFADRGYFLAGDGAAVDDDGYLWLLGRLDDVINVSGHRLSTIEIESALVAHPSVAEAAVVGVGDATTGQAVAAFVIPAGAAPDAAGLRDQVARAIGAIAKPRHVVVVDDLPKTRSGKIMRRLLVDLFDGRPLGDTTSLQDETVPGRIAEVLAAR; encoded by the coding sequence GTGAGCAGCGCGATCGAGAACCTGGGCCGCGAGTCCCGCCTGTACGAGCCGAGCCCGGAGTTCGCCGCTCAGGCCAACGTCGGAGCGGACGTGTTCGCCGAGGCCGCCGCCGACCCGGTCGCCTTCTGGGAGCGGCAGGCAGCCCGCCTCGACTGGGCGGAGCGCTGGCACTCCCCGCACACCTGGGAGCCGGCGACGCCCGGCCCGGATGGGGAGCTCAGCATCCCGCGCGCCGAGTGGTTCGCCGGCGGGAGGCTGAACGCAGCCGTCAACTGCGTCGACCGCCACGTCGCCGCCGGGAACGGCGACCGGGTCGCGCTGCACTTCGAGGGCGAGCCGGGCGACCGCGAGACGGTCACGTACGCCGACCTCCAGCGCCGCGTCGCCCAGGCCGCCAACGCCCTGACCGCGCTCGGCGTCGGGACGGGCGACCGTGTCGTCGTCTACCTGCCGGTGCTCGTGGAGACCGTCGTCATCACCCTCGCCATCGCCCGCGTCGGCGCCATCCACTCGCTCGTCTTCGGCGGGTTCTCGGCGGAGGCGCTACGGTTCCGGGTGGAGGACACCGGGGCGAAACTGCTGGTGACCTCCGACGGGCAGTTCCGCCGCGGCGCGGCCGTGCCGGTGAAGGCGCAGGCGGACGCCGCGGTCGCGGGCGACAACGCGATCGAGCACGTCCTCGTCGTGCGCCGTACCGGTGAGCTCACCCCGGACATCCCGTGGACCCCTGGCCGCGACGTCTGGTGGCACGACGTCGTCGACACCGCCGCGACCGATCACGAGCCCGAGTTCTTCGACGCCGAGACGCCGCTCTTCATCATCTACACCTCCGGCACGACCGGACGGCCCAAGGGCGTCGTCCACACCACCGGTGGCTACCTCACCCAGGCGTCGTGGAGCCACTGGGCGCTCTTCGACGCGAAGGACTCCGACGTCTACTGGTGCACCGCCGACCTCGCCTGGGTGACCGCGCACACCTACGTGCTGTACGGGCCGCTGTCCAACGGCGCGACCTCCGTCATCTACGAGGGGACGCCGAACGCCCCCACCACAGCCCGGCACTTCGAGATCATCGAGCGCTACGGCGTGACGACGTACTACACCGCGCCCACGCTCATCCGCACCTTCATGAGCTGGTTCCCGGACGGCGTGGCCGCGGCCGGCGACTGGGACCTCTCCAGCATCCGGCTGCTCGGGACCGTCGGGGAGGCCATCAACCCGGAGGTCTGGGTCTGGTTCCGCGAGCAGCTCGGCGCCGGCCGCGCGCCCGTGGTGGACACCTGGTGGCAGTCGGAGTCCGGCGCCGCCATCGTCGCCCCGCTGCCGGGCGTCACCGCGCTGAAGCCCGGCTCGGCGACCGTGGCGGTGCCCGGCGTGACCGTCCGGGTCGTGGACGAGCGCGGGGATGACGTGCCGCGAGGCGCCGGCGGCTCCATCGTCATCGACGGCACCTGGCCGGCGATGTCGCGCACGGTCTGGGGCGATCCCGAGCGTTACCGCGACTCGTACTGGCGCGCGTTCGCCGACCGCGGCTACTTCCTCGCGGGCGACGGCGCGGCCGTGGACGACGACGGCTACCTCTGGCTGCTCGGGAGGCTGGACGACGTGATCAACGTCTCCGGCCACAGGCTCTCCACCATCGAGATCGAGTCGGCGCTGGTCGCGCATCCGTCTGTGGCGGAGGCCGCGGTGGTCGGCGTCGGCGACGCGACGACCGGCCAGGCGGTGGCGGCGTTCGTCATCCCGGCCGGCGCCGCGCCGGACGCCGCGGGCCTGCGCGACCAGGTCGCCCGTGCGATCGGCGCGATCGCGAAGCCGCGACATGTCGTGGTCGTCGACGACCTCCCGAAGACCCGCTCGGGCAAGATCATGCGCCGCCTGCTGGTCGACCTCTTCGACGGGAGGCCGCTCGGCGACACGACCTCCCTGCAGGACGAGACGGTGCCGGGACGGATCGCGGAGGTCCTGGCGGCCCGCTGA
- a CDS encoding FadR/GntR family transcriptional regulator — MTGDAPGTLKHTAVPALTGPAVAGITRLSAVDTVRARIALAVELRLLAPGEQLPSDADVAAALDVSEITARRAIKSLAEEGLLRRVRGRSGGTFVAEASPAVAGTGSAVETYRADAEQVHRLIDQRLLAETSLSHLAAVSATDEDLAELDAAVAAASAAQDWTDYHAADERFHLAVARAAGRPALAVLYEETLRRLYAYFIPYPIAYLHEVNAEHAALAAAIRGHDPEAAVALAERHVAVLHETMFVGLEQD; from the coding sequence ATGACCGGCGACGCTCCCGGCACGCTGAAACACACGGCCGTGCCCGCATTGACGGGTCCCGCCGTGGCCGGGATCACGCGGCTCTCGGCGGTCGACACGGTTCGCGCGCGCATCGCCCTGGCGGTCGAGCTCCGGCTGCTCGCGCCGGGCGAGCAGCTGCCGAGCGACGCGGACGTGGCCGCAGCCCTCGACGTCAGCGAGATCACCGCCCGCCGCGCGATCAAGAGCCTGGCCGAGGAGGGGCTGCTGCGGCGCGTGCGCGGCCGCTCGGGCGGCACGTTCGTCGCGGAGGCCTCGCCGGCCGTCGCCGGGACCGGCTCCGCCGTCGAGACGTATCGTGCCGACGCCGAGCAGGTGCACCGGCTGATCGACCAGCGACTGCTCGCCGAGACGAGCCTGAGCCACCTGGCCGCGGTCTCCGCCACCGACGAGGACCTCGCCGAGCTGGACGCCGCCGTCGCCGCGGCCTCCGCCGCCCAGGACTGGACCGACTACCACGCCGCGGACGAGCGCTTCCACCTGGCCGTGGCGCGCGCGGCCGGCCGCCCGGCGCTCGCCGTGCTGTACGAGGAGACGCTGCGCCGGCTCTACGCGTACTTCATCCCGTACCCGATCGCCTACCTGCATGAGGTCAACGCGGAGCACGCCGCCCTGGCCGCCGCGATCCGCGGGCACGACCCGGAGGCCGCCGTCGCTCTCGCCGAACGGCACGTCGCCGTGCTGCACGAGACCATGTTCGTGGGGCTGGAGCAGGACTGA
- a CDS encoding carbon-nitrogen hydrolase family protein produces MPGQLPVAGVQAAPRPIGAGLAPFAADVARHAAAGARLVVYPELHLFGADHLPEGERNAALDASAVRLDDELVRALGAIAADAGVWLVPGSVCERGPGGELFNTALAFGPDGALAASYRKIFPWRPFEPYVPGDRFVVFDLDGSTVGLDICYDAWFPEVSRHLAWLGAEVIVNVVKTTTPDREQEVVLARANSIANQVFTVSVNTAGPVGRGRSIVVDPEGAVLAESAGDEETVFALALDLDQVAHVREHGTAGVNRMWSQFRPEDAAIPLPLYAGRIDPRDWAVRSRAVQARAIPSTTSSRQPLL; encoded by the coding sequence ATGCCGGGTCAGCTCCCCGTCGCCGGCGTCCAAGCCGCACCCCGCCCGATCGGCGCCGGCCTCGCGCCGTTCGCCGCCGACGTCGCCCGCCACGCGGCGGCGGGCGCGCGTCTCGTCGTCTACCCCGAGCTCCACTTGTTCGGAGCCGACCACCTTCCGGAGGGCGAGCGGAACGCCGCCCTCGACGCGTCGGCCGTGCGGCTCGACGACGAGCTGGTGCGCGCACTCGGCGCGATCGCCGCCGACGCGGGCGTCTGGCTCGTCCCCGGCAGCGTCTGCGAACGCGGTCCGGGCGGCGAGCTCTTCAACACCGCGCTGGCCTTCGGTCCGGACGGCGCGCTCGCCGCGAGCTACCGCAAGATCTTCCCGTGGCGGCCGTTCGAACCCTACGTGCCCGGCGACCGCTTCGTCGTCTTCGACCTCGACGGCAGCACCGTCGGACTCGACATCTGCTACGACGCCTGGTTCCCCGAGGTCAGCAGGCACCTGGCCTGGCTCGGGGCGGAGGTCATCGTGAACGTCGTGAAGACCACCACGCCCGACCGCGAGCAGGAGGTCGTGCTCGCGCGGGCCAACTCCATCGCGAACCAGGTCTTCACGGTGAGCGTCAACACCGCCGGTCCGGTCGGGCGCGGCCGCTCGATCGTCGTCGACCCGGAGGGCGCCGTCCTCGCGGAGTCGGCAGGAGACGAGGAGACCGTCTTCGCGCTCGCCCTCGACCTCGACCAGGTCGCCCACGTCCGGGAGCACGGCACCGCCGGCGTCAACCGGATGTGGTCGCAGTTCCGTCCAGAGGACGCGGCGATCCCGCTGCCGCTGTACGCGGGCCGCATCGACCCCCGTGACTGGGCCGTCCGGTCGCGGGCCGTCCAGGCCCGCGCCATCCCGAGCACCACCTCCTCCCGTCAGCCTCTCCTGTGA
- a CDS encoding APC family permease has product MSTNPAPTALRRNLGLWAIVGLGLGYMTPMTVFDTFGIVTGETNGVVPSAYLFALVAMVFTAVSYGRMTRVFPSAGSAYTYASETIHPNVGFLVGWSSLLDYLLLPLVNALIVRLYLESFFPQVPGWIWVVGYVAAITAMNLFSMSSTSKVNGVLVAFQIVLIAVFVALTWASLSGGAGNGTAFSLAPLFHEGVHLGAVIGGATVVCFSFIGFDAITMYTEEAKDTRTVPKAIVLALMIGGAIFFVAAWFAQSRFPTLAGFHFTDDTLPEIALKTGGLFFQILFISAAVAAAVASSLASHASVSRMIYVMARNGNGRISRVLSFVHPKYRTPAVAVLLVGAVSMLAAAFTLEFVSSMINFGALIAFTVVNATVIIHFAIRKRQVRGAKQIVRNIVLPAIGMVLTGVLWANLHLDALTYGLIWLAIGIVTLLVLTRAFRKRLGVKLDEDGDAAIITREGAPSEVRS; this is encoded by the coding sequence GTGTCCACCAACCCCGCACCCACCGCACTCCGCCGGAACCTCGGCCTCTGGGCGATCGTCGGCCTCGGACTCGGCTACATGACCCCGATGACCGTGTTCGACACGTTCGGGATCGTCACCGGAGAGACCAACGGGGTCGTGCCGTCCGCGTACCTCTTCGCGCTGGTGGCGATGGTGTTCACCGCGGTGAGCTACGGCCGGATGACGCGGGTCTTCCCCTCGGCCGGATCGGCGTACACGTACGCGTCGGAGACCATCCACCCGAATGTCGGCTTCCTCGTCGGCTGGTCGTCGCTGCTGGACTACCTGCTGCTGCCGCTCGTCAACGCGCTGATCGTGCGCCTCTACCTGGAGTCGTTCTTCCCGCAGGTGCCCGGCTGGATCTGGGTCGTCGGCTACGTGGCGGCGATCACGGCGATGAACCTGTTCAGCATGTCCTCCACGTCGAAGGTCAACGGCGTCCTGGTCGCCTTCCAGATCGTGCTCATCGCCGTGTTCGTGGCGCTGACGTGGGCGTCGCTGAGCGGCGGCGCGGGCAACGGGACCGCCTTCAGCCTGGCGCCGCTGTTCCACGAGGGCGTGCACCTCGGCGCGGTGATCGGCGGCGCGACCGTCGTCTGCTTCTCGTTCATCGGCTTCGACGCGATCACGATGTACACCGAGGAGGCCAAGGACACCCGCACGGTGCCGAAGGCGATCGTGCTCGCGCTGATGATCGGCGGCGCGATCTTCTTCGTCGCGGCATGGTTCGCGCAGTCGCGCTTCCCGACCCTGGCCGGGTTCCACTTCACCGACGACACGCTGCCGGAGATCGCGCTCAAGACCGGCGGTCTGTTCTTCCAGATCCTGTTCATCTCGGCCGCGGTCGCGGCGGCGGTGGCCTCCAGCCTGGCGTCGCACGCCAGCGTCTCGCGGATGATCTACGTGATGGCACGCAACGGCAACGGCCGCATCTCGCGCGTGCTGTCGTTCGTGCACCCGAAGTACCGCACGCCGGCCGTCGCCGTGCTGCTCGTCGGCGCGGTGTCGATGCTGGCGGCGGCGTTCACGCTCGAATTCGTGTCCTCGATGATCAACTTCGGCGCGCTCATCGCCTTCACGGTCGTCAACGCGACGGTCATCATCCACTTCGCGATCCGCAAGCGGCAGGTGCGCGGCGCGAAGCAGATCGTGCGCAACATCGTGCTGCCGGCGATCGGGATGGTGCTGACCGGCGTGCTCTGGGCCAACCTCCACCTCGACGCGCTCACCTACGGCCTGATCTGGCTGGCCATCGGCATCGTCACGCTGCTCGTGCTGACCCGCGCCTTCCGCAAGCGCCTCGGCGTGAAGCTGGACGAGGACGGCGACGCCGCGATCATCACCCGCGAGGGCGCGCCGTCCGAAGTCCGCAGCTAG
- a CDS encoding PHP domain-containing protein, with protein sequence MEPVAALNEIAFWLERELAPSFKVQAFRKAAAIIAPLGADEVAARVADGRLKRTKGIGDRTFQVISQAVDGEVPAYLADLRERNAEPLDAGGAELRAQLRGDLHSHTEWSDGTVPIEVMAAAAATLGREYQAITDHSPTLTVASGLSAERLEEQLDIIAGLDTGGVTLLTGIEVDILEDGTLDQTPALLDRLDVVVASVHSKLRADSRTMTARMLGGIRAPHTNVLGHMTGRLVQGSRGTRPQSEFDADAVFAACVENNVAVEINSRPERQDPPDDLIQRALAAGCLFSIDTDAHAPGQLDFLAYGAARAAANGVPAERIVTTWPLPRLREWLAN encoded by the coding sequence ATGGAACCGGTCGCAGCGCTGAACGAGATCGCCTTCTGGCTGGAGCGCGAGCTCGCTCCGTCTTTCAAAGTCCAGGCGTTCCGCAAGGCCGCCGCGATCATCGCACCGCTCGGGGCGGACGAGGTCGCGGCGCGCGTCGCGGACGGGCGGCTGAAGCGCACGAAGGGAATCGGCGACCGCACCTTCCAGGTCATCTCGCAGGCCGTCGACGGGGAGGTGCCCGCCTATCTCGCCGACCTGCGCGAACGCAATGCGGAGCCGCTCGACGCCGGCGGCGCGGAGCTGCGCGCCCAGCTGCGCGGCGACCTCCACAGCCACACCGAGTGGTCGGACGGCACGGTGCCGATCGAGGTCATGGCCGCGGCCGCCGCCACGCTCGGCCGCGAGTACCAGGCCATCACCGACCACTCCCCCACGCTCACGGTCGCGAGCGGCCTGAGCGCCGAGCGGCTGGAGGAGCAGCTCGACATCATCGCTGGGCTCGACACCGGCGGCGTCACCCTCTTGACCGGCATCGAGGTCGACATCCTGGAGGACGGCACGCTCGACCAGACGCCCGCCCTCCTCGACCGGCTGGACGTCGTGGTCGCCAGCGTGCACTCCAAGCTGCGCGCGGACAGCCGGACCATGACCGCCCGGATGCTCGGCGGCATCCGCGCGCCGCACACGAACGTGCTGGGTCATATGACCGGGCGGCTCGTCCAGGGCTCGCGCGGCACCCGGCCGCAGAGCGAGTTCGACGCCGACGCCGTGTTCGCGGCGTGCGTGGAGAACAATGTCGCTGTCGAGATCAACTCGCGGCCCGAGCGGCAGGACCCGCCGGACGACCTCATCCAGCGCGCCCTCGCGGCGGGCTGCCTGTTCTCGATCGACACCGACGCGCACGCGCCGGGGCAGCTCGACTTCCTGGCCTACGGAGCGGCGCGGGCGGCGGCGAACGGGGTGCCGGCGGAGCGCATCGTGACGACCTGGCCGCTGCCGCGGCTGCGGGAGTGGCTGGCGAACTAG